The window AAAGAAGTAATGCTATCGGCAGAAGAGAAATTGGAGAATGAGTTAAGAAACAGAAAAATATCGGATATTGTGAAAAAATAGTCGTGGAATTAGTCCACCATTATTTTTTGAATAATTGGGGATATAAAGAGTCTTTTAAGTCCTTGAATGGAATTTAGCGAGCGATTTTAGTATTTTTTCACTCTGAACTAGGAAATTTTCTTGGTTGCTTACTTTTATTAATTTTCAAATGGTTATAGCTTAGAATTATTCTGTTTAAACTTTAATTTGGACTAGAATGCATGTTGGAATATATAGAAATGAATTTTTTAACCAACAATATGTACTCTAAACTATTTATGAAGGAGAGTTACATTATGGAATTATTTGATTGTGCAGTTATAGGTGCAGGTGGCGCTGGTTTAAATGCAAGTTTGATTTTAGGAAGGTCCCGTAAAAAAGTCGCCTTATTTGATAATGGAACAAATCGGAATCGTGTGACGCAGGAATCACATGGGTTTCTAACACGTGATGGGATTAAACCAGCAGAGTTTAAAGAGATAGCTATAAATGATGTGAAAAAATACCCATCAGTTCATTTTTATCAAAACACAGTTATGAATATAACAAAACAATCAAACGGATTGTTTAAAATTGAGACGTTGGATGAGGTAGAGATTGTTGCAAAGAGAATTATATTAGCAACAGGTGTTCAAGAGGAATTCCCATCGGTTTCGGACATTAAAAAGTATTATGGAAAAAGTTTATTTAGTTGCCCAACTTGTGATGGATGGGAATTAAGAGATCAACCCTTAATTATTATTTCAGAAAATGAAGAACATACTCTTTTTAAAGGAAAGCTTATTTATAACTGGTCAAAGGATTTAGTAATAGCGACAAATGGTCATGAACTTTCTGCTCCTACATTGAATGAACTACAAAGAAAAGATATATTTGTCATTACTGAACCTATTCAAAATCTGAACGGTGAAGATGGATATTTAAACAAAGTAGTGTTTAGTTCTGGACTTGAAATTGAAAGAGCTGGAGGCTTTATAGTACCTAATTTTGTACGTCCAAATCAATTTGCAGAGCAGCTCGGTTGTCAATTAAATCAAAATGGTAGCATTGTGACAGATGAGGCAGGGCGAACGTCACAGGAAAATGTTTATGCAGCGGGGGAGACAGCTAAATTAGGTCAGACTTCGTTAATAGTTGCTGCTGCTGAAGGATATAAAAATGCGATGGCAGTTGTTTTCGATAGTACAATTTAAAATTTTATTTTAATTAAGGATATTAAAGGTCTTGAAAGGGGTGATTTTAGGTTCAAGTAAAAACACTTAAAGCATATTATATCTTTAAAATTTTTATTTCCATGAAGGAGGAAAAATTATGACAATTGCTCATGTAACAACAAAGCAAGAATTAGGAGAACACTTAAAAACTGAAAAAATGGTGTTAATAAATTTTTGGGCGGAGTGGTGTAGCCCATGTAAAATGTTCGAGAGGGTTCTTAATCAACTTATTGAAGAATGCAGTGATAAGGTGAAAATTTTAAGGGTGAATGTTGACAAAAGCCCAGAGCTTGCAGCGGAATACCAGGTACTTGGGATCCCTCATTCTCGTTTGATTATTCATAATAAATTACATGAACCAATTGTTGGATATATTCCTTTTGAAAACTTAAAGCAAATTATTGGAGTTTGATTCGTCATAAAAACAGGAGGAAAAAAGATGGGAATTTTTGATTGTGCAATTATTGGTGGGGGACCAGCAGGATTAAATGCAGCATTATTGTTAGGTAGAGCGAATCGATTAGTAGCATTGGTTGATACAAATAATGACCACCTTGCATTCGAGCTTCAAGAGAGTATTTCAAGAAATGGAAATGCGGCTATTGAATTCATGCAAGCAGCAAAAGAGAAATTAAATCAATATCCTACTATTCATTCCATCGTTAGTCAAAGCGTCAGGGCTATTAAACAATCAAACAATAAGCTTTTTAAAATTTATACAGAAGATGGAGAGAATTTTCTTGCTGAGAAAATCCTTTTGGCAGATGGTACTAAAATACAGA of the Lysinibacillus fusiformis genome contains:
- a CDS encoding NAD(P)/FAD-dependent oxidoreductase; amino-acid sequence: MELFDCAVIGAGGAGLNASLILGRSRKKVALFDNGTNRNRVTQESHGFLTRDGIKPAEFKEIAINDVKKYPSVHFYQNTVMNITKQSNGLFKIETLDEVEIVAKRIILATGVQEEFPSVSDIKKYYGKSLFSCPTCDGWELRDQPLIIISENEEHTLFKGKLIYNWSKDLVIATNGHELSAPTLNELQRKDIFVITEPIQNLNGEDGYLNKVVFSSGLEIERAGGFIVPNFVRPNQFAEQLGCQLNQNGSIVTDEAGRTSQENVYAAGETAKLGQTSLIVAAAEGYKNAMAVVFDSTI
- a CDS encoding thioredoxin family protein, giving the protein MTIAHVTTKQELGEHLKTEKMVLINFWAEWCSPCKMFERVLNQLIEECSDKVKILRVNVDKSPELAAEYQVLGIPHSRLIIHNKLHEPIVGYIPFENLKQIIGV